Proteins found in one Nostoc sp. NIES-3756 genomic segment:
- the pstC gene encoding phosphate ABC transporter permease subunit PstC, giving the protein MATNSQNLLSAIKSRSGTEKSLDRGFIWLTRIFALAIAGTLLWIATQVTIAAWPAIQQFGLSFLVKSAWNPVNDEYGVLAQVYGTIISSFIGLLLAVPIGVGTAVLLSEDFLPIKVRTVLVFLVELLAAIPSVVYGVWGIFVLIPILSNLGRWLNSSLGWLPIFSTAPTGPGMLPAGVILAIMTLPIITAISRDALISVPPSLRQASLGLGATRWETIFQVLIPSAFSGIVSAVMLALGRAMGETMAVTMLIGNSNNISPSLLAPANTISSLLANQFSEASGLQVAALMYAALVLFILTLIVNILAELIVIRVKRI; this is encoded by the coding sequence ATGGCTACAAACTCTCAAAATTTGCTATCAGCTATCAAAAGTCGCTCTGGAACTGAAAAATCTCTAGATAGGGGTTTTATTTGGTTGACTCGGATTTTTGCTTTAGCGATCGCAGGCACATTGTTATGGATAGCGACACAAGTCACTATTGCCGCTTGGCCAGCTATACAGCAATTTGGTCTGAGCTTTTTAGTTAAAAGTGCTTGGAATCCAGTTAATGATGAATATGGCGTATTAGCCCAAGTTTACGGGACTATCATTAGTTCCTTTATTGGGTTATTGCTAGCAGTACCTATCGGCGTGGGGACAGCTGTATTATTGAGTGAAGACTTCCTCCCCATTAAGGTACGTACTGTATTAGTGTTTTTAGTAGAGTTGCTGGCGGCTATTCCCAGTGTTGTTTATGGAGTCTGGGGTATTTTTGTATTAATACCAATTTTAAGTAATCTCGGCAGGTGGCTCAATAGTTCATTGGGTTGGTTGCCAATTTTTAGCACCGCTCCTACAGGCCCAGGAATGTTACCTGCTGGAGTGATTTTGGCAATTATGACTTTGCCTATTATTACTGCTATCTCCCGTGATGCTTTAATTTCTGTACCACCGAGTTTGCGCCAAGCATCCTTAGGACTAGGGGCGACACGCTGGGAAACAATTTTTCAAGTCCTCATTCCCTCAGCATTTTCTGGCATTGTGAGTGCTGTGATGCTAGCACTAGGTAGAGCAATGGGAGAAACGATGGCTGTCACTATGTTGATTGGCAACTCCAACAATATCAGCCCCTCCCTATTAGCACCAGCAAATACTATCTCTTCTCTACTGGCAAACCAATTTTCGGAAGCGAGTGGTTTGCAAGTTGCAGCTTTGATGTATGCAGCTTTAGTTTTATTTATTTTGACTTTAATTGTAAATATTCTGGCTGAATTAATAGTTATCCGAGTCAAGCGAATTTAG
- a CDS encoding MFS transporter translates to MSIYQEDFIELESSPFPPIPIQEISEDRTLTETVISATPKRFLKIISKSEIRTSLKALTFESVFATIFYSIIGGALLSNFLLDLGAGPVEIGLLAAIPQVVNLLQPLGAYLVNRSLSFRKYSISIFLPPRLLWLILVPAIWLTKSSYIAGQQVVHLTLIILLIGNIIEALGRAPWLGWSAVLVPQKLRGRYFGFRSSILGLTNFVGVPLLGLLVSVWPGGTLQGYSAILLVGIILGAISIGCQIWMTDVNPQALKNQDAETPQPQGIDFSLLKDTNFLKFLLYLSIWCFAVNISAPFFNLYLLDNLNINISVVTIYHGLGTAANMLMLLLWGKLADRIGNRPLLILVGVLVAMTPLLWLAVGSNQISFWVYLPLLHILAGGTWAAIDLCTNNMMMGIAPLRYQSGYFAIAGAVAGITGALGITFGSFLAGFSAIGGLLGVFVLSGLLRMVALVPLVFVQEQRSISLSQLIRMLLPIKQSVDLVNVE, encoded by the coding sequence ATGTCCATATATCAAGAAGATTTTATTGAATTAGAATCAAGTCCTTTTCCACCTATCCCTATTCAAGAGATTTCTGAGGATAGGACATTAACAGAAACGGTAATTTCTGCTACGCCAAAAAGATTTCTCAAAATCATTTCTAAGTCAGAAATTCGGACTAGTCTCAAGGCATTAACTTTTGAGAGTGTTTTCGCCACGATTTTTTATAGTATTATTGGCGGCGCATTGCTGAGTAATTTTTTGCTAGACTTAGGCGCTGGGCCTGTAGAAATTGGTTTGCTGGCTGCTATTCCCCAAGTGGTGAATTTACTTCAGCCTTTGGGAGCATATCTAGTAAACCGCAGCTTGAGCTTTCGTAAGTACAGTATATCTATTTTCCTACCGCCTCGCTTGCTATGGTTAATTCTTGTACCAGCAATTTGGTTAACCAAGTCATCTTATATAGCTGGACAGCAAGTAGTACACTTAACACTAATAATTCTTTTAATTGGTAATATTATTGAAGCTTTAGGTCGTGCGCCTTGGCTTGGTTGGTCGGCGGTGTTAGTACCGCAAAAATTGAGGGGTCGGTATTTCGGTTTTCGGAGTAGTATTCTTGGTTTAACAAATTTTGTTGGTGTGCCACTTTTAGGTCTATTGGTATCTGTTTGGCCTGGTGGAACTCTTCAAGGTTACAGTGCAATTCTGCTGGTAGGAATCATACTTGGAGCAATCAGTATAGGTTGCCAAATTTGGATGACTGATGTCAATCCTCAAGCGTTGAAAAATCAGGATGCTGAGACACCCCAGCCTCAGGGAATAGACTTTAGCTTGCTCAAAGATACTAATTTTTTAAAGTTTTTGCTTTACTTAAGCATTTGGTGCTTTGCTGTTAACATTAGCGCTCCCTTCTTTAACCTCTATTTGCTAGATAACCTAAATATAAATATTAGTGTGGTGACGATTTATCACGGCTTGGGTACGGCTGCAAATATGTTAATGCTGCTTTTGTGGGGTAAATTGGCCGATCGCATCGGTAATCGTCCCCTATTAATATTAGTAGGTGTCTTAGTGGCGATGACTCCTCTGCTGTGGTTGGCGGTGGGAAGTAATCAAATTTCCTTCTGGGTTTACTTACCGTTGCTGCATATATTAGCAGGTGGTACATGGGCAGCTATTGATTTATGTACTAACAATATGATGATGGGTATAGCACCCCTACGTTACCAGTCTGGTTATTTTGCGATCGCCGGCGCAGTTGCTGGTATAACAGGAGCATTAGGTATTACATTCGGTAGCTTCTTAGCAGGTTTTTCGGCTATTGGTGGCTTGTTGGGGGTATTCGTCCTCTCAGGCTTACTACGGATGGTGGCGCTTGTACCTTTGGTTTTTGTGCAAGAACAACGTTCCATCTCATTAAGTCAGTTGATACGAATGTTGTTACCAATTAAACAGTCAGTAGATTTAGTGAATGTAGAGTAA
- a CDS encoding DUF4346 domain-containing protein, which produces MDLIVEDLAAIDNKLSQRHIDLDPNGYFIIYIDRATGLIYAKHFTNVIDERGLAVDPETGKVIPARGKVERTHTTVFSGRTAKELCVKIFEETQHCPVTLLDHAAYLGREFVRAEVALVTGQDYVQD; this is translated from the coding sequence ATGGATTTGATAGTTGAAGATTTAGCTGCCATTGATAATAAACTTTCTCAGCGTCATATTGACCTTGACCCTAATGGATATTTTATTATTTACATTGATAGGGCAACAGGCTTAATTTATGCCAAGCATTTTACAAATGTGATTGACGAACGTGGTTTAGCTGTAGACCCAGAAACAGGAAAAGTAATTCCTGCTAGAGGAAAAGTAGAAAGAACTCACACAACAGTTTTTAGTGGTAGAACAGCAAAGGAACTATGTGTGAAAATTTTTGAAGAAACTCAACACTGTCCTGTAACTTTATTAGATCACGCTGCCTATTTAGGCCGGGAATTTGTCCGTGCTGAAGTGGCTTTGGTTACAGGGCAAGACTACGTGCAAGATTAG
- the psb32 gene encoding photosystem II repair protein Psb32 encodes MTHILNQVSGMKKLFIQMILPLLAVVLASSLFTAPALATGVYQIPNLGAGDSTWVLDEGDVISRINEGTISSKFDELAKQTGKEVRFVTVRRLDYGETPESFAQALFKKWFPTEQAQANQTLLVLVTVTNGTAIITGEEVKSTLTDAIAKSVVEETLAAPLRDGNKYNQAFLDAGDRLVTVLSGQPDPGPPQIVDKVQVEGTFKKAEETDKGNATAWVVGLLIAATIIPMATYYIYLAVQPSSEG; translated from the coding sequence ATGACACATATCCTCAACCAAGTTTCTGGAATGAAAAAGCTTTTCATCCAGATGATTTTACCTTTATTAGCTGTAGTCTTAGCTTCTTCGCTATTTACTGCCCCGGCACTAGCTACGGGAGTGTATCAAATCCCAAATTTAGGGGCTGGAGATTCTACGTGGGTGTTAGATGAAGGCGACGTAATTAGCCGGATTAATGAAGGTACAATTAGCAGCAAGTTTGACGAGTTAGCAAAACAAACAGGTAAGGAAGTCAGATTTGTGACTGTCCGTCGCCTTGACTATGGTGAAACACCAGAGAGTTTTGCTCAAGCTTTGTTTAAAAAATGGTTTCCAACCGAACAAGCCCAAGCAAATCAAACTTTATTAGTACTAGTTACTGTTACTAACGGTACGGCAATTATTACTGGGGAAGAAGTCAAGTCTACACTCACAGATGCTATTGCCAAAAGCGTAGTTGAGGAAACACTAGCTGCGCCTTTAAGAGACGGTAATAAATATAACCAAGCATTTTTAGATGCAGGCGATCGCCTAGTTACTGTTCTCTCCGGTCAGCCTGATCCTGGCCCTCCACAAATTGTTGATAAAGTGCAAGTAGAAGGCACATTTAAGAAAGCAGAAGAAACCGACAAAGGTAATGCCACCGCTTGGGTAGTAGGGCTTTTAATTGCCGCTACTATCATTCCAATGGCAACTTACTACATTTACTTAGCCGTTCAACCATCATCTGAAGGATAG
- a CDS encoding amidase, which produces MNETDLAFTPALELAQLIRRRDVSPLELVEIYLERIQRLNPQLGSYFTVTAQLAIADAKTKTELLNTTSELPPFFGVPISIKDLNTVAGVPCTYGSPALLNNIPEFDDGVVTRIKQAGFIILGKTATSELGSFPYTEPTGFPPARNPWNLEYTPGGSSGGAAAAVAAGLCAIAQGSDGGGSIRGPAACCGLVGIKPARGRVSKAPVGDRLAGISANGPIARTVADAAALLDAMSGYITGDPYWLPDPEPSFLAAAQAQPPKLRIAFGTGVLPLGVADANCQQGVLQTVKLLEQLGHQVVEKSPDFSGLVEPFQVVWQSGVAASGLPPEILQPVNRWLLARTGSVADYIQAVYKMQIVARQIVAFFDDVDVLVLPVYLHSPIRIGEWAALSPEDTFQQIVNWVAPCPVANATGQPAIALPVGFDSHGLPISVQLIGKPAAEATLISLAAQIEAANPWIQHRPDFAISD; this is translated from the coding sequence ATGAATGAAACCGATTTAGCTTTTACCCCAGCACTAGAGTTAGCGCAATTAATTCGGCGGCGGGATGTGTCGCCGTTGGAGTTGGTAGAAATCTATCTAGAACGGATTCAAAGGTTAAATCCTCAATTGGGAAGTTACTTTACAGTGACAGCCCAATTGGCGATCGCAGATGCTAAAACCAAGACTGAATTACTCAACACAACCTCTGAACTACCACCATTTTTTGGTGTTCCAATTTCTATCAAAGACCTAAATACTGTAGCTGGTGTACCTTGCACCTATGGTAGTCCAGCCTTATTAAATAACATTCCCGAGTTTGATGATGGGGTAGTGACCCGTATCAAGCAAGCAGGATTTATTATTCTTGGTAAAACAGCTACTTCTGAACTTGGTTCATTTCCTTACACGGAACCTACAGGTTTTCCCCCAGCTAGAAATCCTTGGAATTTAGAATACACCCCTGGCGGTTCTAGTGGTGGGGCGGCGGCCGCAGTCGCAGCCGGGCTATGTGCGATCGCTCAAGGTTCCGATGGAGGTGGTTCGATTCGGGGGCCTGCGGCTTGTTGTGGTTTGGTAGGAATTAAACCAGCACGGGGTAGAGTGAGTAAAGCACCAGTAGGCGATCGCTTGGCGGGGATTTCGGCTAATGGGCCAATTGCCCGTACCGTTGCGGATGCGGCTGCGCTGTTAGATGCTATGTCAGGTTATATTACAGGTGATCCTTACTGGCTACCCGATCCCGAACCTTCATTTTTAGCAGCTGCGCAAGCACAACCGCCTAAGTTACGCATTGCCTTTGGGACTGGTGTTCTTCCCTTGGGAGTGGCAGATGCTAACTGTCAGCAAGGTGTATTACAAACTGTGAAACTATTGGAACAACTGGGACATCAAGTTGTCGAAAAATCGCCTGATTTTAGTGGGTTGGTAGAACCTTTCCAAGTTGTTTGGCAATCTGGTGTTGCAGCATCGGGTTTACCACCAGAAATCTTACAGCCTGTGAATCGTTGGCTATTGGCACGGACTGGTAGTGTGGCTGATTACATTCAAGCAGTCTACAAAATGCAGATAGTAGCACGGCAAATCGTGGCATTTTTTGATGATGTAGATGTCTTAGTCTTGCCAGTGTATTTGCACTCACCCATCCGTATTGGAGAATGGGCAGCTTTGAGTCCAGAAGACACATTTCAACAGATTGTGAATTGGGTAGCCCCTTGTCCAGTTGCTAATGCTACCGGACAACCTGCGATCGCTTTACCCGTTGGTTTTGATAGTCATGGCTTACCTATAAGTGTGCAGCTAATCGGCAAACCTGCGGCCGAAGCGACTTTAATTAGTTTGGCAGCACAAATAGAAGCCGCTAACCCTTGGATTCAGCATCGTCCGGACTTTGCCATCTCCGACTAA
- the pstA gene encoding phosphate ABC transporter permease PstA, with the protein MNTDFPERSLSRAPMSGRTLFNTAMTGVAFLCGALALLPLLAVLSYVIIQGFSSLSLSIFTELPPAPLRQGGGFGNAILGTLLMVGIGALISIPLGVIAAIYLTEFSSGKIARWIRFATNVLSGVPSIIAGVFAYGIVVLTLVKLNLGSYSALGGGFALAILMLPIIVRTTDEALQLVSQDLRQASVGLGATNFQTVTQVVLPAALPAIVTGSTLAIARAAGETAPLLFTALFSSFWIDWRNPLFQPTASLAVLVYNFAISPFKNWQSLAWAASLILVLMVLITSIIARWATRQKV; encoded by the coding sequence ATGAATACTGATTTTCCTGAAAGGAGTTTAAGTCGCGCTCCGATGTCTGGACGGACGCTATTTAATACGGCGATGACAGGAGTAGCCTTTTTGTGCGGAGCGTTAGCACTTTTGCCCCTATTGGCAGTTTTATCTTATGTAATTATTCAAGGTTTTAGCAGCCTGAGTCTGAGCATATTTACTGAATTACCACCAGCCCCTTTGAGACAAGGAGGCGGTTTTGGTAACGCTATATTAGGTACACTACTAATGGTAGGAATTGGTGCATTAATTAGTATTCCATTAGGTGTGATAGCGGCAATCTATCTAACAGAATTTAGTTCTGGTAAGATAGCTAGATGGATCAGATTTGCTACTAATGTCCTCAGTGGCGTTCCCTCAATTATTGCTGGGGTATTTGCTTATGGGATTGTAGTTTTGACATTAGTAAAGCTGAATTTAGGTTCATATTCAGCGCTAGGTGGAGGATTTGCATTGGCAATCTTAATGTTGCCAATTATTGTAAGAACTACAGATGAAGCTTTACAACTAGTTTCACAAGATTTACGACAAGCATCCGTAGGATTAGGAGCAACTAATTTTCAGACAGTAACACAAGTTGTCTTGCCAGCTGCCTTACCTGCAATTGTGACAGGATCAACATTGGCAATTGCCCGTGCGGCTGGAGAAACTGCACCTCTGTTGTTTACTGCTTTATTTTCATCATTTTGGATTGATTGGCGTAATCCTCTATTCCAACCCACAGCTTCTCTAGCTGTTCTGGTTTACAACTTTGCCATTTCTCCCTTTAAAAATTGGCAGTCATTAGCTTGGGCTGCATCTTTGATTTTGGTGTTGATGGTTCTCATCACCAGTATTATCGCTCGCTGGGCGACTCGTCAAAAAGTTTAA
- a CDS encoding Tab2/Atab2 family RNA-binding protein, protein MSLVWQADFYRSPRQYTDGQVLWELLICDATRSFDYTATCPQSAANSSWLTEQFQLAAGEKLPDVIQVFRPQSLSLIEAAGRNLGIKVEPQRQTLALKQWLTEKQYPISVDKPPPTPLPDNLWGDEWRFASIQAGDLVEMFSDRPIPILSLPESLKPLNLGLASTIAIPGVVIYGGKRSLNLARWIAQARPVELNYIAGAPDGLVLEASLVDRWILITFEDAEVTAAAKVYEQRKQQSKGLHFLLVQPDDSGMTYTGFWLLQAM, encoded by the coding sequence ATGAGTCTGGTTTGGCAAGCAGATTTTTATCGTAGTCCCCGACAATATACAGATGGACAAGTTTTGTGGGAGTTGTTAATTTGTGATGCAACTCGCAGTTTTGATTATACGGCGACTTGTCCTCAGTCTGCGGCTAATTCCAGTTGGTTAACGGAACAATTTCAATTAGCAGCAGGTGAAAAACTACCAGATGTAATTCAAGTTTTTCGTCCTCAGTCTCTAAGTTTAATAGAAGCGGCTGGACGAAATTTAGGGATTAAAGTGGAACCCCAACGGCAAACCCTAGCTTTAAAGCAATGGTTAACCGAAAAGCAATATCCTATCTCAGTTGATAAGCCACCACCTACACCTTTACCGGATAATTTGTGGGGTGATGAGTGGCGCTTTGCTAGTATCCAAGCTGGGGATCTTGTAGAGATGTTTAGCGATCGCCCAATTCCCATTTTATCTTTACCAGAATCTCTCAAACCCCTGAATTTAGGCTTGGCTTCAACTATTGCTATTCCTGGTGTAGTAATTTATGGTGGTAAGCGATCGCTAAATTTAGCTAGGTGGATTGCTCAAGCACGTCCTGTAGAGTTGAATTATATTGCTGGTGCGCCGGATGGGTTGGTGTTGGAAGCCAGTTTGGTGGATAGGTGGATTTTAATCACTTTTGAAGATGCAGAAGTGACGGCTGCGGCAAAGGTTTACGAACAACGCAAACAGCAAAGTAAAGGACTGCATTTTTTATTAGTACAGCCTGATGATTCAGGGATGACTTACACTGGCTTTTGGTTGTTACAAGCCATGTAA
- a CDS encoding S-methyl-5'-thioadenosine phosphorylase, translating into MAQAQIGIIGGSGLYKMEALKDVEEVQIQTPFGSPSDALILGNLDGTRVAFLARHGRNHTLLPSELPFRANIYAMKQLGVEYLISASAVGSLKEEAKPLDMVVPDQFIDRTKNRVSTFFGEGIVAHIAFGDPICKNLAGVLADAIASLNLPDVILHRGGTYVCMEGPAFSTKAESNLYRSWGATIIGMTNLPEAKLAREAEIAYATLALVTDYDCWHPDHDSVTVEMVIGNLQRNAVNAQKVIQETVHRLSQNPPHSEAHSALKYAILTNLEKAPVATKEKLGLLLQKYL; encoded by the coding sequence ATGGCTCAGGCACAGATTGGGATTATTGGTGGCAGTGGTCTCTACAAAATGGAAGCCCTCAAAGATGTCGAAGAAGTACAAATTCAAACGCCCTTTGGTTCGCCCTCTGATGCGTTGATTCTAGGAAACCTTGATGGAACAAGAGTAGCATTTTTAGCACGTCATGGTCGTAATCATACGCTTTTACCTTCAGAGTTGCCCTTCCGCGCTAATATCTACGCAATGAAGCAATTGGGTGTGGAGTACTTAATTTCAGCTAGTGCGGTTGGTTCATTAAAGGAAGAAGCTAAACCACTAGATATGGTGGTTCCAGACCAATTTATTGACAGAACCAAAAACCGAGTTTCTACATTTTTTGGTGAGGGTATTGTAGCTCACATTGCCTTTGGCGACCCGATCTGTAAAAATCTAGCAGGAGTTTTAGCTGATGCGATCGCATCCTTAAATTTACCAGATGTCATCCTCCACAGAGGCGGCACTTATGTTTGCATGGAAGGCCCCGCATTTTCCACCAAAGCAGAATCAAATCTTTACCGTAGCTGGGGTGCAACCATCATCGGTATGACCAATTTACCAGAAGCGAAGTTAGCCAGGGAAGCAGAAATCGCCTATGCTACCTTGGCATTAGTCACAGATTATGATTGTTGGCATCCAGACCACGATAGCGTAACTGTAGAAATGGTCATTGGTAACTTGCAACGCAACGCTGTCAATGCGCAAAAAGTGATTCAAGAAACCGTACACCGTTTAAGTCAAAATCCTCCACATAGTGAGGCTCATTCTGCTTTGAAGTATGCAATTTTGACAAATTTAGAAAAAGCACCTGTCGCCACCAAGGAGAAGTTAGGGTTATTGTTACAAAAATATTTGTAA
- the surE gene encoding 5'/3'-nucleotidase SurE: MTIILTNDDGIDAPGIKALAQAVQGKDFIVAAPKDHQSGCGHQVTTTRPINLQKRSETEYAIAGTPADCVRIALTQITQDIKFVLSGINAGGNLGVDAYISGTVAAVREAAMHGIAGIAISHYRKAKHNFDWELAASLTAEVLAELLHRPLEPGCFWNVNLPHILSGEPKPKLVFCQPCTKPLPVNYRIDGEDFFYVGEYGKRERTPGSDVEVCFGGNIAITQLRV; the protein is encoded by the coding sequence ATGACCATAATCCTCACCAACGACGACGGTATTGATGCACCTGGAATTAAAGCATTAGCTCAAGCTGTCCAAGGCAAAGACTTTATCGTTGCTGCACCTAAAGATCATCAATCAGGTTGTGGTCATCAAGTTACTACCACTCGCCCGATTAATCTACAAAAACGTTCTGAGACTGAATATGCGATCGCAGGTACTCCCGCCGATTGTGTCAGAATTGCACTTACACAAATTACTCAAGATATCAAGTTTGTCTTATCAGGCATCAACGCTGGCGGTAACTTAGGAGTTGATGCTTATATTTCTGGAACCGTTGCGGCCGTGCGTGAAGCAGCGATGCACGGTATTGCCGGGATTGCTATTTCTCACTATCGTAAAGCCAAACACAATTTTGATTGGGAACTAGCAGCTTCTTTGACGGCTGAAGTTCTTGCAGAATTATTGCACCGTCCTCTAGAACCGGGATGCTTTTGGAACGTTAATTTACCCCATATACTATCAGGAGAACCCAAACCAAAGTTAGTGTTTTGTCAGCCCTGCACTAAACCGCTACCAGTTAACTATCGCATTGATGGCGAAGATTTTTTCTATGTAGGTGAATATGGCAAGCGTGAACGTACACCAGGAAGCGATGTTGAAGTTTGTTTTGGTGGCAATATCGCTATTACACAATTAAGAGTTTAG
- the pstB gene encoding phosphate ABC transporter ATP-binding protein PstB encodes MATNTSTLNSTETVLKAENLNIYYGKFLALQNIWLDIPRNKVTAFIGPSGCGKSTLLRCYNRLNDLIESFRAEGKIFYYDKNLYAPDIDPVEVRRRIGMVFQRPNPFPKSIYDNITYGAKINGYKGNLDELVERSLRQAALWDEVKDKLRQSGLSLSGGQQQRLCIARAIAVQPEIILMDEPCSALDPISTLRVEELIHELKEQYTIVIVTHNMQQAARVSDMTAFFNVKATDGAGRSGYLVEFDATESIFNNPQQEDTRDYVSGRFG; translated from the coding sequence ATGGCTACAAATACTAGCACTCTCAATAGCACAGAAACCGTTCTCAAAGCTGAAAATCTTAACATTTACTACGGCAAATTTCTGGCTTTACAGAACATTTGGCTAGATATTCCCAGAAATAAGGTGACAGCCTTTATCGGCCCTTCTGGTTGTGGTAAAAGTACGTTGTTACGGTGCTATAACCGTCTCAACGACTTGATTGAATCATTCCGGGCTGAAGGTAAGATTTTCTACTACGATAAAAACTTGTATGCACCAGATATTGACCCTGTAGAAGTTCGCCGCAGAATTGGAATGGTGTTTCAAAGACCAAACCCATTTCCCAAATCAATTTATGACAATATTACTTATGGAGCCAAAATTAATGGCTACAAAGGTAATCTGGATGAGTTGGTAGAACGCAGTTTGCGCCAAGCAGCATTGTGGGATGAAGTAAAGGATAAACTGCGGCAAAGTGGCTTATCTTTATCTGGTGGACAACAACAACGTTTATGTATTGCTAGAGCGATCGCAGTTCAACCAGAGATTATACTCATGGATGAACCTTGCTCTGCGTTAGACCCCATCTCTACCCTACGTGTAGAAGAACTCATTCACGAACTCAAAGAGCAATACACCATCGTCATCGTTACCCATAATATGCAGCAAGCAGCACGGGTATCTGATATGACAGCCTTTTTCAACGTTAAGGCGACAGATGGAGCCGGTCGTAGCGGCTATCTAGTAGAATTTGATGCTACCGAATCGATTTTCAATAATCCCCAGCAAGAAGACACCAGAGATTACGTTAGCGGCAGATTCGGTTAA
- the pstS gene encoding phosphate ABC transporter substrate-binding protein PstS — protein sequence MLSHLKRNKNNRISVKITVLTLALSLAACGGQQGSDTATTPDTSSGTAKDATASNPAKLDLGGNVTLTGAGASFPAPLYQSWFTELNKKYPNLQVNYQSVGSGAGVEQFIKGTVDFGASDVAMKDEEIQKVPQDKGVLLLPMTAGSIVLAYNLPDVAELKLPRAVYADILLGNIKTWNDKKIADANPGVNLPNQPITVVHRSDGSGTTGVFTKHLSAISPDWKSKVGEGKTVNWPVGVGAKGNEGVTAQVQQTQGSIGYVEYGYAKQNGLKFAALENKGGQFVTPTEASAAKTLEAVTLPADLRAFIADPEGADSYPIVTYTWLLAYKKYADPAKAKAVEAAIEYGLTEGQKLSTELGYVPLPQNVVTKVAAVADQISPEYKIAVGGSTSASK from the coding sequence ATGCTCTCACATTTAAAGAGAAATAAAAATAACCGTATTTCAGTGAAGATTACCGTATTAACACTGGCGTTGAGTTTAGCTGCTTGTGGCGGTCAGCAAGGCTCAGACACGGCTACAACTCCTGATACCTCATCCGGCACTGCTAAAGATGCTACAGCTTCCAATCCCGCAAAATTGGATTTGGGTGGTAATGTAACATTGACTGGAGCTGGTGCATCTTTCCCAGCACCTTTGTATCAAAGTTGGTTTACAGAATTAAATAAAAAGTACCCCAATCTCCAGGTCAACTATCAGTCAGTTGGTAGCGGTGCTGGAGTTGAACAATTTATTAAAGGTACTGTAGATTTTGGGGCCAGTGATGTGGCCATGAAGGATGAAGAAATTCAAAAAGTGCCACAAGACAAAGGTGTTTTACTACTACCGATGACGGCTGGTAGCATTGTACTCGCTTATAATCTGCCTGATGTTGCTGAATTGAAGCTACCAAGAGCGGTATATGCCGACATCTTACTAGGCAATATTAAAACCTGGAACGATAAAAAAATAGCTGACGCAAACCCAGGTGTTAACCTTCCCAATCAACCGATTACAGTTGTACACCGTTCAGACGGTAGTGGTACTACAGGCGTATTTACAAAACACCTCAGCGCTATCAGTCCAGATTGGAAAAGCAAAGTTGGTGAAGGTAAAACTGTTAATTGGCCTGTGGGTGTTGGTGCAAAAGGAAATGAAGGCGTAACAGCGCAAGTTCAACAAACTCAAGGTTCAATTGGTTACGTAGAATACGGCTACGCTAAACAGAACGGACTCAAGTTTGCTGCATTAGAGAACAAAGGTGGGCAATTTGTGACACCAACAGAAGCATCAGCAGCTAAAACTTTGGAAGCTGTTACGTTACCAGCAGACCTGCGTGCTTTTATTGCTGATCCTGAAGGTGCAGATTCTTATCCCATAGTCACCTATACTTGGCTTCTGGCTTATAAAAAATATGCTGACCCAGCTAAAGCTAAAGCTGTTGAAGCGGCAATTGAGTATGGCTTGACAGAAGGGCAAAAGCTCTCCACAGAGTTGGGATATGTACCCTTACCCCAGAACGTAGTGACTAAAGTGGCGGCTGTCGCAGACCAAATTAGTCCAGAATATAAAATTGCCGTAGGTGGCAGTACCAGCGCTAGCAAGTAA